CCTAAATAATTTTCCAATAATCCTATGTATCATATTTCATTTCCTTAAGGCAGACATTGTGGTTGAGCTTTTGAAGGAAAGTTTTGTCTATCACTCTTAGGGGTATATATCTGAGGCAAGGATTGCTTCCTAGTTTAAGGTAACAATTCTGGTTCTAGGCTTAGGCTggacttgtgtttctttttacatttcttgtGTTCTTTTTAAGAAGCTGTGACtaatacattaataaaaaaagaaaaaatcatatttttaactgaaaaacaGCAATATTGGAAGTAGAAATAACTGTATGTCCTAATTTACCCACTAGACCAATTACCGggtttgaatttgaatttcattttcccAAATCCCCAAATATGGAttcacacattttaatttttttcaaactgtaCTTTCTCAATGAGGCCTACCCTGATCTCTGACTTTAGTAGTAGGACTTGCCCATCCTCCTGAATATAGTAATCCTGATCCCCTTTACTCTGCTGAGCCTTTTTTCCCATAGAATTTGCCATCTTCAAAGTTACTATGTAATTTACTTATTTCTTATGCTTATTGTTCATTGTTTGTCCCCCTTTCTTCAGATCAGGGATCTCTGtatattttttctgatatatCCTAAGCATAAGAACAATGTGTGACACAacataggtactcaataaatttttgtgaATAAATTTCTGAGTATGTGTGCCTAGAatttataactatatataaattCATTAAAGGTTTTTAAATTGTTAACCTTAATGCCATAGAAAATGTACTATCTTATAATGTTGTTTTTAATGTAGAAAATTCAATGGATTATGCTATTGTTTTagaagagatattttaaaataacataaatgatATCTTGAAAATAAGACAATTTTCAACACCATCATATAGGTTAGAACTTGCAGGcaaaaactcattttattttgagatgacaGTTATTTAAATCCTTTTATCTGAGCATCATGTTGAACTGTGTGAAAGAAGATGGTACCATATATAACTCTCTGTCTAACTGCAAGACCTGCTCAGAGACTATCTCCTGATTGGAAACATGATATGGCAATCTGGGTCAATATGAATAATTGAGCTTATGTTTTTCCATTATTCCCAATAGCAAGAGTTATTGAAGAGTTAATGGTGGTCTAAAAGAGTTAACGAACCTTATCTCCCTACCTGTCAaaagctttagttttctcatatgtAGAATTTCTTTAGTTCTATAACACCACATACAACTGGCTTAAATTCTAGTCACCCCAACAAATTTGTTCTTGCAGCTTTGCCTGTGAGCTCAGAGAGGCATAGGAACTTACTTCTGATCCTGGAGGGTCCTCAGGGTTATAGATCAGCAGCTTCATAGGATTAGGATGGCATCCTGCCAAAATGTCTCCTGTGGCAGGATCGACAGTCAGGTTATCTACTAAGGTGCCCAACTGTATCACCTTACAACAAAGAGGGAGCAGTGAAGACATTGTCTCAACAATTCTCTGCTTTCTTCCCTATTCATCCCCACAACCCCTACAGCTCCTTCTGGCACCTAAAATTGGTATTTTTAGGGGGCTTTGCTTCTGTATTTTAGAAACGCATGCATAATCTCACTGGCATTGCTCTCAAACAGCCGTGTTTTCCTCATTCAAGGGGCACATTCCTGGGTCAAGTATGGGACTAAGGTAAGAAGTCAGATTGTGTGGGCCAGACAGGGTACTCTTACCTTCAGTTGAGTTAAATCCCAGTTATCATGTTTTTCCATTATGTGAATGTTCTTAGCTGCTACATCAGCTACATAGACATACCTTTGAAGTAAATGACATTTACATTTAAGCAAGTGGTAATGAGAGACAACACTCACTTTTATTTTGGAGAAGAGGTATAAAAATTCACACTCCTTCAAAGTACAACTGCAATCCTTTTCTAAACCACAGTTAAATAAGATAATGGAGtagtatttttaatattcttgaaGTGCTTTAAACAGGCTTTGAATATGAGTTATGACCATAATGAAACTGGTGTTTCTACATTACATATATAGGCTCAATCTTATTACTTCAAAGTCACAACTTTTTCCTTAAATTGAATGAAAGTAAGTGAATCTCCTATAAGGCCAAAAGTATATATACTTCTAAAAACTAGTGCTTGAAAAGAAGTATCAAATGACCATAAAATTCAATCACAATATTTGAAAAGAGGAAGGACACTGAAAGGTGTTTTCTACAGGGATCATCTCTGTTCATTATCTCAAATACACATGTTAATATTCAAGGTacttctctttatttaaaaaaaccttcaatttttaaacacttttaaaaagtgttttctcaTAAAATTTCATGCtgtttaaaatagtgttttctcATTGAATAGTCTGCTGTTGTAAGTCAGTAAGTCTGAAACTTCTACAATCCCTATGCCCAATCTAAGGTAGCCTTCCCTCTCTCCTAAGAGCTTTTGTGTAACTGAACTTAGCATAAGTGGTCAAATACTTTCTAGTCTCATAAGGGGCAGAAGTATTGCTCATTTATCTTCCTTTTTAGTGGGTTAGGAAAATGTGTTTCAAGAGTTATGTTAAAATTTGGAATGAGGTCCTTTTATGCTTAAGTCCACGTCCCTCCTTTAACTAGGAAGAACCTGAAGTCCAAGGAAACAAATGGATTGCTTAGGATCACAGATTTAGTGCAAATCCTGGCCACAACTGATCCCTCCACACATATATTCACTATGTAAGCCTAAGTAAGGAAGTAAGTACCTCGTAAGGAAAGGAGTCCACCAAAAAGTCAAGGGCAAAGGATAGAAAAATACATACAAGAGCTTACTTCTGGTCTGCTGAGACTGCGATCCCATTGGCACTACAAAATCCTTTGGCCACCACTTTAACCTCTCTTGGGCTATAGAAAAGAACATAAGTCCAGCGAAGATCCAAGATCATCTCAAATAATGACAGGAAGGGGTTGGTAAAATAGTGGTCTCTGGTGGCATAGAACTGTTCTGGTCCAAGTACCACAATGTCATTCACACTAAAGTGAAAGAGAGGTGGAAAAAGAGACCCATGAGTTATTTAAATATCCTTTATCCTTGTCAAAATCACTCATCTCTACATAGACCAATATGTTCATCAATTTGAAAAAGGATACATGAACTAGTATGGATTAAGGAATTCCATAGAAAGTCATGATTCTGCATTGCCCTCATGGGTTTTCTTTagccatttattattttctcactCTTCCCTTTCACAGAAGtcagtgaaagaaataaattcacaaataaatCTCAAACTCCAAAATCTGTTGACTTGTACATGTTGATCATGGTTATCTGTGACAGTTGTAGCGCAGTTCACTGATAGCTATGGTTATCCTCCTTCAGGAATTACACTTCCCCATCCCCTTGCAGTTAGGCacagccatgtgacttgctttggccagtgaaatgaaatgaaatgaaatgaaatgaaatgaaatgaaatgaaatgaaatgaaatgaaatgaaatgaggtGAGTGGCTTGTAGATGGAAGATTTTAAGAACCAGTGCTTGCTTCACCATGTTTCCCCCATGTTCCCACAGTAATGATAGAGACTGTGGTCCTCCTAGGGCCCTGAATGAGGATAATATGAAACTGAGTTCCTAAATAACCTACACTGGATACATAGCATGTAtgagcaaacaaaacaaaccttggCAGTTTTGAGCCATCAGGATGTTAGGGTTTTGCTGTCCTGTTATCAGAGCATAACCCAGTTCATCTTGACCTTTATATTTTCTCTGAGTAGATGGAATTATGAGTGATATTCTTTCTTACGTTCTTCAATatcattgacattttaaaatggagCAAGTCTTGTTCTTACAATCAGTAAGAAcaataaagtcatttttatttttgaaaggaaaaaagtgacTTGAAAAAATAATGCTTAAACATTTTTAGATTAAATTTTAGGGAGGAAAATTTGGGTGAATCAGGAAATACTTTGAGGTTTTGATATATAATGACTTTCCCGAAGTCACCGGGCTACTCACCTTTTGCATCTCAGCTTAAGCATTCCTTACTCCAAAAAGTATTGCCTGACACCATAAATTAGGTTAAAGTGCCTCATAATTTGTTTCTGTAGCTCTCTGTTCTGCCCCCTTGTAAGTGCTTATCAATGCCTGTGCCAGTGTACGTACCCTCAGGCTCCTCTTTAGATCCTCATAGCCTCACCTGCCTTGTTCCAGCTGCTATTATTTCAACCAGTTCTGCACAGGTCTGACATACTTCCCACAGGGGCAGCCTAGCAGTGTCTCAGCTCATGTCTGCTGTGGCCCTCTTGCCTCCCACTTCCAGACTTCATGTTGACATCGAGTCATAGGATACCACAAAACTAGACTTGCATGTGCACAACAACCAAGAATGTGGGAGAATGAAGGCCTCTTGAGGCAAACCTTTGACTAACAGGAGATGGGGCCAGTGGATAAACCcttctccctttttctcctcGACCAGATTGTCCTGAGATGCAGCTTGCGTTGATTACTGGAGGATAAGCCCATGATTTCAAGCAGTCAGTTGCACTTAGCAGTGGTTGGCTTAATGACGCCTTTGCTGTACCTCCCTCACTGTGTGTTTCCTAGGGCTGGCACAGCAAAGaaccacaaactcagtggcttaaacacCAGAAATGTATTgcctcacagttttggaggctagaaatccaaaACCACATTGTTGGTAGGGCCATGTTATCTCTGAAGGTTCTAGGGaaggatccttccttgcctcttccagcaaGACATTCCAGTAGTcccaggcattccttggcttgtagatacaTCACTCCAATGTCAGTATCCATCTTCACATTACATTCTCCCTGTATATCTGCCTGTCTTCTTGCAAGGACACCAGTTCTACTGTATTAAGGGTACTCTATTTCAGCATGATTTTATCTttactaattacatctgcaatgactcCATTTCCAAATAGTGTCACCTTCTGAGGAAGTGGTGGTTgggattttaacatattttttggcgggggagcagagcagggagggcagggggacacaaaattcaacccataacattCTCCCTTCCTTGCCTCACACTGGTTTCTTAAGTCTGCTTCCTGGGATTGTACTCCCTAATGAAGTGGCCACATATCAGGTGTGCCCTCAGGCTGCACTTTCTGGGAGACTGTTCCTGTGAGATCCTATGCTAATGCAGTTGATCCTCACAATCCACCAGTTATGTAAGTCAGGCAAATGAGAACCCCCATTTTGCTCAATAAATTGAGGCACCAATTAAGTGACTTGACACAGTTTCCCAGCAACCCTGTGGAAGTCCTGTTCTCCACTATGGCCTCAGAACCCAGCACAGTGCATTAGGAGCAGAGTTCAATAACTTCAACCACTCTTACTTCTACCCTCTGCATTTGTTTCCCTCATATTCTATGGGGAGAAATTAACACATGATGTTGAGAAAGAGAGCAAAGGAGAGAAGatgaactttcttttcttttcctattcttcCATCCCATGAAATAGTTTACTGTTTTGGAGTCAGTTTTTTTAGTGTTAAGCCCATTTGATAAAAGATGAATTCTTTATTGTTTGCTACAGCCTTTAAACAGGCAGCCTGTCCACTGAAAAGCCTGTTATTTTAATGAATGCAGGAAGAAAGATGTTCATTGCAACTGAGAGCTCAGCTTTGAATTCAGATGGATATAGGTTTACACCCTGTTTCTGCCACTTACAAACTGTgtaacttgggcaagttacctaacccaAACCTTCTCTAAGTCTTAGTTTACCCATGCCTATTATTAAAGGCTTTGTGAGAATTAAGTTAAATTAAGTAttctagcatagtgcctggcacatagttgatgcttaacaaatgtattttttataagtGCCCAcgggcttttaaaaaattctactttAAAGCTGTAATTAAACAAAGAAGTGGCTCCTCTGGAGGTTGGTTATAACACCCGGTGGGCAAGGCTCACGGAACACAGCCTACCAGGACAACCAAAAAAGGGTGTAGGTGTTTAAACAGAGACCGATAGTAGGTATTGAGTTGCTGTGGTAAAGGGGATGGAATTAGAGCTGCGAATCTAATTGAGCACCTTTATAGGattaaaatgctttcaaaatgcTGGAAAATAAAGGCATATTCAATACCTAACAGGCAATTTCTAGTGAGGTGCTGGGAAGAGTCACCATGGGAATCATTAGAAagctttagaaaaaaatctaaaacaacttcaaaacaaaagtttaagAAAGCCTGCTgaaccaaagaaaacaaagcacaCAGCAGAGGTGCAAAATAAATAGAACTGCATAATACTTTCATTCCATACCTTTTGAGAAGTtcgtgttttatagttttcaggtATACCAGAGAACGTTGTTGTTCCTCAAATTTAAATATCTCCACGGTGGACTTCATGTGGGGATGATTCACAACATAAAGATACACTGTATGGTCTACATGGAAAAAAGGCATAATTTCCAAGTAAGTTACCTCTATCACAACTAATATTAGACTTGTTTTAAAACTTGGTCACTTCCAAAAGTTTTCTTCATACATCTTGCATTTGACTCTCACAGTCTATCTGATAGGTAAGTCAGACAAATACCAGAATCCAGATTTAattgaggaaattgaagctcaggAGGCGAATGACCCATCAGCAATGTCATCACCacaaagtggcagagccaagatgtTTTGCCATAGTCACTTCACTCTTATATGCATATCCTGCCTAACAGGAGCCTACAGAACTATAATGATGCATAAACAGGAATGTGGTTCCCCAGACGGCCCTTCAGCAAGAAAAGTGAGTGCAAGCAAACAAAACTTTGCTGAGACGTTGTGTGTGTGCAATAATTATCTGCATTGCAACAGAAGCTGAGTAAATGTCAGGGCAGTGTAAATACCTTAAAATAAGCAACATTTCCCAGCTAGACAATGAATTTCTGACACAAGCCAACATAACAATATTTAGTGACCCCAATGGTCATGGCATGTAAATACGAATGCAAGATAAAACAAACTAATTCCAGGTAGTACCCACCTCAGAAATGTCACCTACCCATTTCAACTGGAATGTGAACTGCTGTGAACAGGATTGAGGGTAGTAATTTGGCCTCTGAGAGTGCTGTCTTCTGACTTATCAGGAGTTCTAGGTTTGACGAGCTCTGGAGTTTTAAAGGGTCTGGCCCCATCCTCCCACTGTAGGACTTGATCTGTATTCATCTTCCCTATTCCTTTCCCAGATGGAGTTTTTAAGCACGTGATAGAACAAGCCCAAACCCTGAGATGCAAAATTCATAACCAGGACCTCTGAAACACACTGGGCACTTTGATGCACATTAAGGAAAGGTGCTTGCTCACAGATGAAATCTTCCTTCTGGTCTGATCCAGCTCTGTTCCAAGGCTCAGGGCTTGGCAAACAGAACATGGGTTGGATTTCAGCCCCAACACGGACCTTCAGTCTTTTGCTAGACACAGTAGTGAACAATCATATGTGCTGCCCTGGTTTCATTTCTTCTAGTGCATCTACTGAATCcctctttccaaataagataTACTTAGTGAGAATacttttcttcttcatctcctCATTCCATCTCTATTTCTATGTGTAATATTTTGGCCTTATGAATTAAACACACAATTAAGGGAGATGACAAAACAAATAAGATAAGCTGTGAATCATAATATACTCAACTTATGGAAGCCTGATTATAGGACTGAATGTTATTGTGTAAACGtgtcccatctcaaaaaaaaaaagaaaaaaaaaaaaaaacacaacagcaacaaaaaaagaaaaaaagccccaACTCCACCTCTACCTCTACCTCTAATACTACCCCATGCAATGAAATCGTTTCAGGTAAATCTAATCACTTATTATACCATCGCCAATGAAGAATCTTATGTCTTATACAGTGTGAGGCAAAACAGCcgtggttttaaaattatttaaatagagCCCTAATCTCACCTTAGTAAGACACAGGATTAGAAGTGAGACCTCTTCTGTCTGAGTTCTGGATCAGCCATTTACTAACTGCAGAAGTGAAGTCACACTTTACTGTATTCCTCTAAACTTCATTGTATGCATCTATAAAGTTGAATATTATTATGTGCTCTGCCTGTCCTATAgggttcatttatttattcatctaataTGCATTCAGAGAGTACCTACTGTGCATCAGATACATTCTAGACTCTCAGAATCCAGCAATGGACAAATCACATATGCTTTTATGGTGATTATATTTGAGAGAGGAAAACAAGgaggaaaaattattaaataaattaaaacaaagaatactACAGTTGGGAGACATGTTCTTCATAGAGTGTCATTCATTTGAAGAGTAACAGTTAAGTTTAGGAACTTGCTATAGAGCAAGAgcaggagagggaaagaaaattggtatcctttaacattaaaaa
The nucleotide sequence above comes from Macaca nemestrina isolate mMacNem1 chromosome 4, mMacNem.hap1, whole genome shotgun sequence. Encoded proteins:
- the LOC105475536 gene encoding serum paraoxonase/lactonase 3; translated protein: MGKLVALVLLGVGLSLFGEMFLAFRERMSASREVQPVEPENCRLIEELENGSEDIDILPSGLAFISSGLKYPGLPNFAPDEPGKIFMMDLNEQNPRAQALEISGGFDKELFNPHGISIFIDKDHTVYLYVVNHPHMKSTVEIFKFEEQQRSLVYLKTIKHELLKSVNDIVVLGPEQFYATRDHYFTNPFLSLFEMILDLRWTYVLFYSPREVKVVAKGFCSANGIAVSADQKYVYVADVAAKNIHIMEKHDNWDLTQLKVIQLGTLVDNLTVDPATGDILAGCHPNPMKLLIYNPEDPPGSEVLRIQNVLSEKPRVSTVYANNGSVLQGTSVASVYHGKILIGTVFHKTLYCEL